Below is a window of Mycolicibacterium chitae DNA.
CCGAGCACACCGCGCTGCCGGCGTTCGAGGTGGCGGCGGTCGCGGCCTACGTCGGTCTGCTGGCCACCTGGGTGCTGGTGGCGATCCGCACCACCGGCGGCAGCCTGCGGGGCAGCCTGTTCGCACCGCCCGCAAGTACCGACCCGATTCGGGCACACAAAGATCCGGTGGCCTGAGGCCTGACGATCCGGTGGCCTGAGGCCTGACGATCCGGTGGCGCACGGCCGTGCCACAATCGCCGTCATGCGGGTAGGGATGACGATGCCGGTCATGGAGCCGGATCTGGACTCCACGACCCTGCGGACGTGGGCGGAGATGGTCGACGAGGGACCGTTCTCGTCGCTGTGCTGGGGGGAGCGCATCGCGTTCGACAACCCGGACAGCCTGACGCTGCTGGGCGCCCTGGCGGCCTGGACCGACCGGGTCGAGCTGGTCACCACCGTGATCGTCCCGCAACTGCACGACCCGGTGCTGTGCGCCAAGGCGTTGGCCACCGGGGACCTGATCTCCGACGGGCGGCTGACGGTGGGGCTCGGGGTCGGCGGCCGGCACGAGGACTACCGGGCGGTCGGCGCGGACCCGAAGACGCAGACCATCCGCGGCATGGCGGAGCGCGTGGAGATCATGCGACGGGTGTGGGCCGGCGAGGCGCTCAGCGACTCGGTGCTGCCGGTGGGACCGCCGCCGGTGCAGCGCGGCGGTCCGCGTCTGCTGGTGGGCACCATCGGGGAGAAGACCCTGCGCAGCGCCGCCGCCTGGGCCGACGGGTTGGCCGGTACCACGCTGGATCTTGATGTCGGCAAGCAGAACGAGCTGTTCGACGTCGCGCGTCAGGCCTGGGCCCAGCAGGGTAAACCGGCGCCGCACCTGGCGACGTCGTTCTGGTTCGCCCTGGGCCCCGCCGAGTCGGCGCGCGAGCAGGTCAGGGCGCATCTGCTGCGCTACATGAACTGGATCCCCGCCGACTACGTCGAGGCGATGGCCCCGACGACGGGATGGTCCGGCGATGAGGACCAATTGGCCGCGGTGCTGCGGGAGTTCGCCGCGGTGGGCACCGACGAGGTGCACCTGATCCCGACGAGTTCCGATGTGGACCAGCTACGGCGGGTCGCCGAGGTGGCCCGCGACTTCACCTGAGCCCCTACCCGCCGAATGGATTGTCGGGCAAGCGGTCTTGGTCGGTCAGGAGGCCGGCGCGGAGGCGCCCTTGTCCTCGGAGTTGTCGCGCCGCGGTCGGTCCGAGAACACCAGGGCGGCAACATCGTTGTGCTGACTGGTGTTTCGCGGTGCGACTGTCGGCTTGTTGGGGTGTGAAAAAAGGTTCGTCGAGTCCATCGTGTTTCCTAGCGTCAGGGGTCACGCATGCGGGGTACCGAGAGCGTGTGCACCGCGCCACAACTGCGTGAAGGTCGCCGAATCGGCGTGTCGTGCCGAAATTGTCTGGCACTGACCGCCACTGTACACCTCGAGGTCCAATCGATCTGGGATTCGGACCATGTCGAGTTCGGCGGTTGTGGTGCGCTGCGGCTCGCGCTCGTGGTGTCTCGGCCCTGGCCCGTGCTGATCAGAGCGTTTTATCGGCTCGGCCGCACGGCTACCTGCCGGATGGCGCCGCAGCCGATATCGTGGGGCATGCCGTGCCCGCCGAACCGTGAGGCCGACCACCTCGCCGACGTGCGGTTGCGCCTGGACGCGATGTGGCGGGGCCCGAGAGGAAGGTGCGCAGCGTGAACCCGTGGGGCAACTACCAGTACGAGATCTACTTCCAGGGCCTGACCGGCGTGTTGCCCTCCTTGCCGATGTCGTATGCCGAACTGGAGGAACGCGCCCGGCAGGCGCTGCCGCCGTCGGTGTGGTCCTACGTCGCCGGGGGAGCCGGGGACGAACACACCCAGGACGGCAACGTCACCGCGTTCCGGAACTGGGGCCTGATGCCTCGGATGCTGGTCGGTGCCACCGAGCGCGATCTCTCGGTCGAGTTGTGGGGGAAGCGCTGGCCCGCACCGATTTTCCTGGCCCCGATCGGGGTCATCGCGTTGTGCGCCCAGGACGGTCACGGGGACCTGGCCACCGCCCGGGCCGCCGCGGCCACCGGCGTGCCGATGGTCGCCTCCACGCTGATGGAGGACCCGTTGGAGGACATCGTCCCGCAATTCGGTGACACGCCAGGGTTTTTCCAACTCTACTGTCCCAACGACAAGGACATCGCCGAGAGTCTCGTGCGCCGCGCCGAGGCCGCCGGATACGACGGCATCGTCGTCACCCTGGACACCTGGATCCCGGGTTGGCGCCCGCGCGACCTGAGCACCGCGAACTTCCCGCAGCTGCGCGGCAAGTGCCTGGCGAACTACACCAGCGACCCGGTGTTCCGGGAGAAGGCCGGCCTGGCCGAGGGCGCCGACCCGCGCGATGCCGTGATGTACTTCGCCAGCGTCTTCGGCAAGTCACTGACCTGGGATGACCTGACGTGGCTGCGTTCGCTGACCAAGCTGCCGCTGATCCTCAAGGGCATCTGTCATCCCGACGATGCCCGGCGCGCAGCGGATTTCGGTGTGGACGGCATCTACTGTTCCAACCACGGCGGGCGGCAGGCCAACGGCGGGATACCCGCCATCGACTGCCTGCCGGAGGTGGTGGCCGCCGCCGGCGAGCTGCCCGTGCTGTTCGACTCGGGGGTCCGCTCGGGCGCCGACGTCATCAAGGCCCTGGCGCTGGGGGCCCGCGCCGTCGGCATCGGCCGGCCGTACGCCTACGGCCTGGCGCTCGGCGGCGTCGACGGGATTGTGCACGTGCTGCGCTCCATGCTCGCCGAGGCGGATCTGATCATGGCGGTCGACGGGTATCCGACGCTGGCCGATCTGACGCCGGATGCGCTGCGCCGCGTGGGGCGCTGAGTTGGTGCAGTGGTGGGAGACCGCGGTCGTCTACCAGGTCTACATCCGTAGCTTCGCCGACGGTGACGGGGACGGCATCGGCGACATCACCGGTCTGCGGTCCCGGTTGCCGTACCTGCGCCGGCTGGGCGTCGACGCCGTGTGGATCAACCCGTGGTACCCGTCGCCGATGGCCGATGCGGGGTACGACGTGGCCGACTATCGCGACATCGACCCTGCCTACGGCACTTTGGTGCAGGCCGGTCGGTTCATCGAGGAGGCCCACGCCGCAGGTATCCGGGTGTTGCTGGACATCGTGCCCAACCACACCTCGG
It encodes the following:
- a CDS encoding LLM class flavin-dependent oxidoreductase, with the protein product MTMPVMEPDLDSTTLRTWAEMVDEGPFSSLCWGERIAFDNPDSLTLLGALAAWTDRVELVTTVIVPQLHDPVLCAKALATGDLISDGRLTVGLGVGGRHEDYRAVGADPKTQTIRGMAERVEIMRRVWAGEALSDSVLPVGPPPVQRGGPRLLVGTIGEKTLRSAAAWADGLAGTTLDLDVGKQNELFDVARQAWAQQGKPAPHLATSFWFALGPAESAREQVRAHLLRYMNWIPADYVEAMAPTTGWSGDEDQLAAVLREFAAVGTDEVHLIPTSSDVDQLRRVAEVARDFT
- a CDS encoding lactate 2-monooxygenase — encoded protein: MNPWGNYQYEIYFQGLTGVLPSLPMSYAELEERARQALPPSVWSYVAGGAGDEHTQDGNVTAFRNWGLMPRMLVGATERDLSVELWGKRWPAPIFLAPIGVIALCAQDGHGDLATARAAAATGVPMVASTLMEDPLEDIVPQFGDTPGFFQLYCPNDKDIAESLVRRAEAAGYDGIVVTLDTWIPGWRPRDLSTANFPQLRGKCLANYTSDPVFREKAGLAEGADPRDAVMYFASVFGKSLTWDDLTWLRSLTKLPLILKGICHPDDARRAADFGVDGIYCSNHGGRQANGGIPAIDCLPEVVAAAGELPVLFDSGVRSGADVIKALALGARAVGIGRPYAYGLALGGVDGIVHVLRSMLAEADLIMAVDGYPTLADLTPDALRRVGR